A single region of the Ziziphus jujuba cultivar Dongzao chromosome 10, ASM3175591v1 genome encodes:
- the LOC107412555 gene encoding protein TIFY 6A isoform X1 → MFRKYLVRRSSGTSSSSSSSEQKRKIMEEELQVIKKKRCHSLTSNNEPTRALFPSELGACLSRPPSILEKGLFPMLNLISKDAPSTTTRTSSISRCGTNADKGLEAQLTISYAGLVSVYDNVPLDKAQAIMLLAGGNSLSEAVIATETPPPPPPLPPPSSPSPPPPPFDSSTVHYSHISNNLKPAGLPMARRYSLQCFLEKRRGRIINKTFL, encoded by the exons ATGTTCAGAAAATATCTTGTGAGAAGAAGCAGTGGTACTAGTAGTAGTAGCAGTAGTAGTGAGCAAAAGAGGAAGATTATGGAAGAAGAATTGCAAGTGATTAAGAAGAAACGGTGCCACAGCTTGACTAGTAACAATGAACCTACTCGAGCTTTATTCCCGTCTGAATTGGGTGCTTGTTTGTCACGACCACCGTCTATCCTTGAGAAAGGTTTGTTCCCGATGTTGAATTTGATCag TAAGGATGCACCATCAACTACAACTAGAACTAGTAGTATAAGTAGGTGCGGTACTAATGCTGATAAGGGTTTGGAAGCACAACTCACCATCTCCTACGCTGGACTTGTCAGTGTGTACGACAATGTTCCTCTTGACAAG GCGCAAGCAATAATGCTTCTTGCGGGAGGCAACTCTTTGTCTGAAGCTGTAATTGCGACTgaaacaccaccaccaccaccgccgcTGCCGCCAccatcatcaccatcaccacctccacctccaTTTGATTCATCCACCGTACACTACTCGCACATCTCTAATAACTTAAAACCAGCTG GCCTTCCCATGGCAAGAAGATATTCACTTCAATGTTTTCTTGAAAAGCGTCGTGGCag GATCATAAATAAAACCTTCTTATAA
- the LOC107412555 gene encoding uncharacterized protein LOC107412555 isoform X2 — translation MFRKYLVRRSSGTSSSSSSSEQKRKIMEEELQVIKKKRCHSLTSNNEPTRALFPSELGACLSRPPSILEKGLFPMLNLISKDAPSTTTRTSSISRCGTNADKGLEAQLTISYAGLVSVYDNVPLDKAQAIMLLAGGNSLSEAVIATETPPPPPPLPPPSSPSPPPPPFDSSTAFPWQEDIHFNVFLKSVVAGS, via the exons ATGTTCAGAAAATATCTTGTGAGAAGAAGCAGTGGTACTAGTAGTAGTAGCAGTAGTAGTGAGCAAAAGAGGAAGATTATGGAAGAAGAATTGCAAGTGATTAAGAAGAAACGGTGCCACAGCTTGACTAGTAACAATGAACCTACTCGAGCTTTATTCCCGTCTGAATTGGGTGCTTGTTTGTCACGACCACCGTCTATCCTTGAGAAAGGTTTGTTCCCGATGTTGAATTTGATCag TAAGGATGCACCATCAACTACAACTAGAACTAGTAGTATAAGTAGGTGCGGTACTAATGCTGATAAGGGTTTGGAAGCACAACTCACCATCTCCTACGCTGGACTTGTCAGTGTGTACGACAATGTTCCTCTTGACAAG GCGCAAGCAATAATGCTTCTTGCGGGAGGCAACTCTTTGTCTGAAGCTGTAATTGCGACTgaaacaccaccaccaccaccgccgcTGCCGCCAccatcatcaccatcaccacctccacctccaTTTGATTCATCCACC GCCTTCCCATGGCAAGAAGATATTCACTTCAATGTTTTCTTGAAAAGCGTCGTGGCag GATCATAA
- the LOC107412555 gene encoding uncharacterized protein LOC107412555 isoform X3 — translation MFRKYLVRRSSGTSSSSSSSEQKRKIMEEELQVIKKKRCHSLTSNNEPTRALFPSELGACLSRPPSILEKGLFPMLNLISKDAPSTTTRTSSISRCGTNADKGLEAQLTISYAGLVSVYDNVPLDKAQAIMLLAGGNSLSEAVIATETPPPPPPLPPPSSPSPPPPPFDSSTVHYSHISNNLKPAGS, via the exons ATGTTCAGAAAATATCTTGTGAGAAGAAGCAGTGGTACTAGTAGTAGTAGCAGTAGTAGTGAGCAAAAGAGGAAGATTATGGAAGAAGAATTGCAAGTGATTAAGAAGAAACGGTGCCACAGCTTGACTAGTAACAATGAACCTACTCGAGCTTTATTCCCGTCTGAATTGGGTGCTTGTTTGTCACGACCACCGTCTATCCTTGAGAAAGGTTTGTTCCCGATGTTGAATTTGATCag TAAGGATGCACCATCAACTACAACTAGAACTAGTAGTATAAGTAGGTGCGGTACTAATGCTGATAAGGGTTTGGAAGCACAACTCACCATCTCCTACGCTGGACTTGTCAGTGTGTACGACAATGTTCCTCTTGACAAG GCGCAAGCAATAATGCTTCTTGCGGGAGGCAACTCTTTGTCTGAAGCTGTAATTGCGACTgaaacaccaccaccaccaccgccgcTGCCGCCAccatcatcaccatcaccacctccacctccaTTTGATTCATCCACCGTACACTACTCGCACATCTCTAATAACTTAAAACCAGCTG GATCATAA